From Pseudomonas putida, one genomic window encodes:
- a CDS encoding enoyl-CoA hydratase-related protein: protein MQDLKLEINDGVAVVTLDRAPVNAITLAHYQAIGELFTRLGDDPSVNCVIFTAAGDRAFCAGLDLHEFLAATVDEDPARAAVVRQCFAAVRQCAVPVIAAVNGPALGAGTVLAAVCDIRLASQRAKFSMPEINVGRCGGGAHLGRLIGQGNLRKMFFTGLPIDAAEALRIGLVEEVLAHEDLMSRALELARLIASKSPLGLRMGKASLNEIEFMQVEEGYQVEQGYSTRLMATEDAREATRAVVEKRAPVFVGR from the coding sequence ATGCAAGACTTGAAGCTTGAGATCAACGATGGCGTGGCGGTAGTCACGCTGGACCGTGCGCCGGTGAACGCAATCACCCTGGCCCACTACCAGGCTATCGGCGAATTGTTCACCCGGCTGGGTGATGACCCGTCGGTCAATTGCGTGATTTTTACCGCCGCCGGTGATCGGGCCTTCTGTGCCGGCCTTGATCTGCACGAGTTCCTCGCCGCGACCGTCGATGAAGACCCTGCGCGTGCGGCTGTAGTGCGGCAATGCTTCGCGGCGGTACGCCAGTGTGCAGTGCCGGTGATCGCTGCGGTGAATGGCCCTGCGTTGGGCGCCGGAACGGTCCTTGCGGCGGTTTGTGATATCCGCCTCGCTTCGCAGCGGGCAAAGTTCAGCATGCCGGAGATCAACGTTGGGCGCTGTGGTGGCGGCGCGCACCTTGGGCGTTTGATCGGGCAGGGCAACCTGCGCAAGATGTTCTTTACCGGGTTGCCGATCGATGCAGCAGAGGCGCTGCGCATTGGCTTGGTAGAAGAGGTTCTGGCGCACGAGGACTTGATGTCACGAGCCTTGGAGCTGGCTCGACTGATCGCAAGCAAAAGCCCACTGGGCTTGCGCATGGGCAAGGCATCGCTCAATGAGATCGAGTTCATGCAGGTTGAAGAGGGCTATCAGGTAGAGCAGGGCTACAGTACGCGCCTGATGGCCACAGAGGATGCCCGTGAAGCGACCCGGGCCGTCGTGGAGAAGCGGGCGCCGGTGTTTGTCGGTCGCTGA
- a CDS encoding OprD family outer membrane porin, whose protein sequence is MTTNLNRQLLTLTTLTFAVSSGVQAAFLDDSKTSVDSRTFYFQNDYRDGSGQNRVEESAQGLTFRFQSGYTQGDIGLGLDAALMYGFKLDSSPERSGSGLLPRDAESRPGRPSYARESQDEYSKLALTAKLRLYQDTEVLVGTISPSLGVLQPSTTRLFPQDFRGTQVTNTSITGLTLRAGKLDRARHRDSTDYQGIGIAYANGQYPRTDNRDFNYAAADYAVSKDVVLSYNIGELEDVYRQHFIGIKGKFPAGPGRFVSDVRLFASEEAGAGDAGTIDNWVYSGLFGYEWNGHTLQAGYQKVDGKGAYPQLESTATYLHTEMMITNFAKQNQASWLARYDYNFAAAGLPGLILTVRYVKSDDAQVVGFQQEGREREIDTDIGYVVQSGTFKDLGVRWRHGVMRSNYQRNSEQDRLIVDYSFKF, encoded by the coding sequence ATGACAACAAACCTGAACCGGCAGCTGCTGACGCTGACCACGCTCACCTTCGCCGTTTCATCAGGCGTACAAGCCGCTTTTCTCGATGACAGCAAGACCTCGGTCGATTCCAGAACCTTCTACTTCCAGAACGATTACCGCGACGGCAGCGGCCAGAACCGCGTTGAGGAAAGTGCCCAAGGCCTGACCTTTCGCTTCCAGTCCGGCTACACGCAGGGCGACATCGGGCTGGGCCTGGATGCTGCACTGATGTACGGCTTCAAGCTCGACTCAAGTCCAGAGCGAAGCGGCTCAGGTCTTCTACCGCGCGACGCCGAGAGCCGCCCGGGTCGCCCCAGCTATGCCCGCGAGTCCCAGGACGAATACAGCAAACTCGCGCTGACAGCGAAGCTCAGGCTCTATCAGGACACAGAAGTGCTGGTCGGTACCATCAGCCCGAGCCTGGGCGTGTTGCAACCCAGCACCACGCGGCTCTTCCCTCAAGATTTCCGCGGCACCCAGGTGACCAACACCTCGATAACCGGGCTGACGCTGCGGGCCGGCAAGCTCGACCGGGCCCGTCATCGGGACTCGACCGATTACCAGGGCATCGGTATCGCCTACGCAAACGGGCAGTACCCTCGCACCGATAACCGGGATTTCAACTATGCCGCAGCAGACTACGCAGTCAGCAAGGATGTAGTGCTCAGCTATAACATCGGTGAGCTGGAAGACGTCTATCGCCAACACTTCATCGGCATCAAAGGCAAATTCCCGGCGGGGCCGGGGCGCTTCGTCAGCGACGTCAGGCTGTTTGCTTCAGAGGAAGCTGGCGCCGGCGACGCCGGCACTATCGACAACTGGGTCTACAGCGGGCTGTTCGGCTATGAGTGGAACGGCCACACGCTGCAGGCCGGCTATCAGAAAGTCGATGGCAAAGGCGCATACCCTCAGCTGGAGAGTACTGCCACCTACCTGCACACAGAGATGATGATCACCAACTTCGCCAAGCAGAACCAGGCCTCATGGCTGGCGCGCTATGACTACAACTTCGCTGCTGCAGGCCTTCCCGGGCTGATCCTTACCGTGCGCTATGTGAAGAGCGACGACGCCCAGGTCGTGGGGTTCCAGCAGGAAGGCCGCGAGCGTGAAATCGATACCGATATCGGCTACGTGGTGCAAAGCGGCACGTTCAAAGACCTCGGTGTGCGTTGGCGCCATGGCGTGATGCGCAGCAATTACCAGCGCAACAGCGAACAGGATCGCCTGATCGTCGACTACAGCTTCAAATTCTAA
- a CDS encoding amidohydrolase family protein translates to MDTIEPRMPVHTARGVPAGACDVHSHVFGPLDTFPPGPATYAIPLAAPGVYQKMLDSVGLDRGVLVQPAPYGTDTRALVNALGELAGRARGIAVADAGISDASLDALHRAGVRGLRFIEMLDPSSGKRYAGSIGVDTLRQLAPRMRERGWHAHIWAKAQDCPGVFESIRDLDMPIVFDHMGQFDVAAGVEGVAFQRFLSLFESGQVWTKLSLCRVSRQSPAYDELQPFHQALVNKRPDRLLWGSDWPFVRMAEQSPDVGQLLDVFMNWVGDDALIRQILVDNPAHLFGFDSEGSV, encoded by the coding sequence CCACGTATTCGGCCCGCTCGACACCTTTCCCCCTGGCCCGGCCACGTATGCCATCCCGTTGGCGGCGCCTGGGGTTTATCAAAAGATGCTGGACAGCGTCGGACTGGACAGGGGCGTGCTCGTTCAACCGGCACCTTACGGCACCGATACTCGCGCCCTGGTCAATGCCCTTGGTGAGCTGGCTGGCCGGGCGCGAGGTATTGCCGTAGCCGATGCGGGCATCAGCGATGCCTCCCTTGATGCTCTGCATCGAGCGGGTGTACGCGGGTTGCGCTTCATTGAGATGCTCGACCCCAGCAGTGGCAAACGCTACGCAGGCAGCATTGGCGTTGATACGCTGCGCCAATTGGCCCCACGCATGCGTGAGCGGGGCTGGCACGCTCATATCTGGGCTAAGGCCCAGGACTGCCCGGGTGTCTTTGAATCGATCAGGGACCTCGACATGCCGATCGTGTTCGATCACATGGGGCAGTTCGATGTGGCGGCAGGTGTCGAAGGGGTGGCCTTCCAGCGCTTTTTGAGCCTGTTCGAAAGTGGCCAGGTCTGGACGAAGCTGTCGCTGTGCCGCGTGTCCCGGCAGTCGCCTGCGTACGACGAGCTGCAGCCATTTCATCAGGCCTTGGTGAACAAGCGGCCAGACAGATTGCTGTGGGGATCTGACTGGCCCTTTGTGCGCATGGCTGAGCAATCGCCGGATGTTGGGCAGTTGCTGGACGTGTTCATGAACTGGGTAGGGGACGATGCACTCATTCGTCAGATTCTGGTGGACAACCCTGCCCATCTTTTCGGTTTCGATAGTGAAGGAAGCGTGTGA
- the pcaF gene encoding 3-oxoadipyl-CoA thiolase gives MRDVFICDAVRTPIGRFAGALAGVRTDDLAAVPLKALIERNPGVDPKAIEEVFLGCANQAGEDNRNVARMAALLAGLPESVAGVTLNRLCASGLDAVGTAYRAIACGEMELAIAGGVESMSRAPFVMGKAEAAFSRALSIEDTTIGWRFVNPVMAEQYGVDSMPQTADNVAAHYGISREDQDAFSSRSQARAAQAQLSGFFAEEIVPVVVRHRKGERIVAQDEHPRPETTVQTLSALKPVNGPGNTVTAGNASGVNDGAAAMFIASAAAVERHGLTPRARVLGMASAGVAPRIMGIGPVPAVQKLLARLELEIGDFDVVELNEAFASQSLAVARALNIADDAMQLNPHGGAIALGHPLGMSGARLVMTAIHALEKQGGRRGLATMCVGVGQGLALAFERV, from the coding sequence ATGCGTGATGTTTTCATTTGCGATGCGGTCCGTACGCCAATCGGGCGTTTTGCTGGTGCCTTGGCGGGCGTGCGCACGGATGACTTGGCCGCTGTTCCTCTTAAAGCGTTGATCGAACGCAACCCTGGGGTAGACCCGAAGGCCATCGAAGAAGTGTTCCTGGGCTGTGCTAACCAGGCGGGCGAGGACAATCGTAATGTTGCGCGTATGGCCGCGCTGCTGGCCGGGTTGCCGGAATCTGTGGCCGGGGTGACGTTGAATCGCCTGTGTGCCTCAGGGCTCGACGCTGTTGGCACTGCCTACCGGGCGATTGCTTGCGGCGAGATGGAGCTGGCAATCGCGGGTGGGGTCGAGTCCATGTCCAGAGCACCGTTTGTGATGGGGAAGGCTGAGGCCGCTTTTTCTCGTGCGCTTAGCATCGAGGACACCACCATCGGCTGGCGCTTCGTCAACCCGGTCATGGCAGAGCAGTATGGCGTCGACAGCATGCCCCAGACCGCGGACAACGTTGCCGCGCACTACGGTATTTCCCGTGAAGACCAGGATGCCTTTTCCAGCCGTAGCCAGGCACGCGCGGCGCAGGCCCAGCTCAGTGGTTTCTTCGCAGAAGAAATCGTCCCTGTGGTCGTTCGCCACCGCAAGGGCGAGCGGATCGTCGCACAGGACGAGCACCCACGCCCGGAAACCACCGTGCAGACGCTCTCGGCGTTGAAGCCGGTCAACGGGCCAGGCAACACCGTGACCGCAGGCAATGCATCGGGTGTGAACGATGGCGCTGCCGCCATGTTCATTGCCAGCGCAGCTGCGGTCGAGCGCCACGGCCTCACCCCGCGAGCACGCGTGCTGGGCATGGCCAGCGCGGGGGTTGCGCCACGGATCATGGGTATCGGGCCTGTGCCTGCCGTGCAGAAACTGCTTGCCCGACTTGAACTCGAAATTGGCGACTTCGATGTCGTAGAGCTCAACGAGGCGTTCGCCAGCCAAAGCCTCGCGGTGGCCAGGGCATTGAACATTGCCGACGATGCCATGCAGCTGAACCCGCATGGCGGCGCTATCGCTCTCGGTCACCCACTGGGCATGAGCGGTGCACGGCTGGTGATGACCGCCATACACGCCCTGGAAAAGCAGGGCGGCCGGCGCGGCCTGGCAACGATGTGCGTAGGGGTCGGCCAGGGCCTGGCACTGGCCTTCGAGCGCGTCTGA
- a CDS encoding alpha/beta fold hydrolase: protein MKLSKLVAPLGVLCAVALAPAAWSQDNIAHRTVQNAEATIAYSVQGQGPLVMILASTGRGSAEFAPLAEQLVRRGYRVVLPEPRGVAGSKGPMKNVTFHDFGDDFAKVIAAEGGPAIVAGHAYGQWIAKTIASDHPQAVRGIVLLAGGARQWPSELSDAITRINSEQTSQDEKLAALRLAFFAEGNDPRPWLTGWHPQVTLSQREARANTPKESYWAGGTAPILDLQADADPFRPERSRMETKEEFADRVTIKVIPHASHALPAEKPLETADAIADWADGLPE from the coding sequence ATGAAACTGTCGAAATTAGTCGCGCCCTTGGGCGTCTTGTGCGCAGTAGCGCTCGCTCCTGCCGCCTGGTCGCAGGACAACATCGCACACCGTACAGTCCAGAATGCCGAGGCAACCATCGCGTACTCGGTACAGGGCCAGGGGCCGCTGGTGATGATCCTCGCATCCACTGGCCGAGGTAGTGCCGAATTCGCCCCATTGGCCGAGCAGCTGGTGCGCCGCGGCTATCGCGTGGTCTTACCCGAGCCCAGGGGTGTGGCAGGCAGTAAAGGGCCAATGAAAAACGTGACTTTCCATGACTTCGGGGATGACTTCGCCAAAGTGATTGCCGCCGAAGGCGGCCCGGCAATCGTTGCCGGGCATGCGTACGGGCAGTGGATCGCCAAAACCATCGCCAGCGATCACCCACAGGCTGTCCGCGGGATCGTGCTGCTCGCCGGTGGTGCGCGTCAGTGGCCAAGCGAGCTATCAGATGCCATCACCCGGATCAACTCCGAGCAAACGTCCCAAGATGAAAAGCTAGCCGCGTTGCGCCTGGCGTTCTTCGCGGAAGGCAATGATCCCCGCCCCTGGCTTACGGGGTGGCACCCGCAAGTCACCTTGAGCCAGCGTGAGGCACGTGCCAATACTCCCAAAGAAAGCTATTGGGCAGGCGGGACCGCTCCGATTCTGGACTTGCAGGCTGACGCAGACCCGTTTCGGCCCGAGCGCTCCCGCATGGAAACCAAAGAGGAATTCGCAGACCGTGTGACAATCAAGGTCATCCCCCATGCAAGCCATGCGCTGCCGGCGGAGAAGCCTTTGGAAACCGCCGATGCCATTGCCGATTGGGCTGATGGGTTGCCTGAGTAA
- a CDS encoding MFS transporter has protein sequence MITARESADAVQAFTDEQFAQRTFARVKWKILPLLMICYVLALIDRNVIGFAKLGFMTDLGFGEMVYGIGAGIFFVGYILFEIPSNLMLQRIGFRKTVLRIMIMWGIACAAFSMMQSETMFYILRFALGVAEAGFFPGVLLFLTLWVPRNRRASVTAMFMAAIPISGMIGGPLAGGIMQHMDGLFGLKGWQILFLVAGLPACVMGVATYLLLDNSPKEAKWLSEQERKVILDELAADDTSNANEHHSLWGALRDKRVYVLAFTALAVFSGAVAAAFWVPTIIRKTGITDLFHVGLLSALPFMVGVIAQYLVGKHSDKVMERRWHVAVCLSISALGWLTLAILQPSTTVSVILLIIATASVLGATGPFWTLPGSLLTGKAAAGSIALVTTLAGVGNVFMPALVGALIDVTGSMAASQAAYGVLMLTGAATILLGTPAEAGKPVVKAN, from the coding sequence ATGATCACAGCGCGCGAAAGTGCAGATGCCGTCCAGGCTTTCACCGACGAACAGTTCGCCCAGCGGACGTTCGCTCGTGTGAAATGGAAGATCCTGCCACTGCTCATGATCTGCTACGTCTTGGCACTGATTGACCGGAACGTCATCGGCTTTGCCAAGCTCGGCTTCATGACTGACCTTGGTTTCGGCGAGATGGTGTACGGCATTGGTGCCGGCATTTTCTTTGTCGGCTACATCCTTTTCGAGATCCCCAGCAACCTGATGCTGCAGCGCATCGGTTTCCGCAAGACGGTGCTGCGCATCATGATCATGTGGGGTATCGCCTGTGCGGCATTCTCGATGATGCAAAGTGAGACCATGTTCTACATCCTGCGCTTCGCGCTGGGTGTTGCCGAAGCGGGATTCTTCCCGGGTGTGTTGCTGTTCCTGACGCTTTGGGTTCCGCGTAACCGTCGAGCGAGCGTAACGGCGATGTTCATGGCTGCGATCCCTATTTCAGGCATGATCGGTGGCCCGCTGGCGGGCGGCATCATGCAGCACATGGACGGTTTGTTTGGCCTGAAGGGATGGCAGATTCTGTTTCTGGTCGCCGGTCTGCCGGCCTGCGTGATGGGCGTCGCCACCTACCTGCTGCTGGACAACTCGCCCAAAGAAGCCAAGTGGCTTTCCGAGCAAGAGCGCAAGGTCATCCTCGACGAGTTGGCGGCAGATGACACCAGCAACGCCAATGAACACCATTCCCTCTGGGGCGCGCTCCGGGACAAGCGTGTGTATGTTTTGGCCTTCACCGCGCTGGCCGTTTTCAGTGGCGCGGTTGCAGCTGCTTTCTGGGTGCCGACCATCATTCGTAAAACTGGCATTACCGACCTTTTCCATGTTGGTCTGCTGTCGGCGCTTCCTTTCATGGTCGGCGTGATCGCTCAGTATCTTGTAGGCAAGCATTCGGACAAGGTCATGGAGCGCCGCTGGCATGTTGCGGTCTGCTTGAGTATCTCGGCGCTAGGCTGGTTGACCCTGGCCATCCTGCAACCCAGCACAACCGTCTCGGTCATTCTGCTTATTATCGCCACCGCATCGGTTCTGGGTGCGACCGGTCCGTTCTGGACATTGCCCGGCAGCCTGCTCACCGGTAAGGCAGCAGCAGGCAGCATCGCTTTGGTCACCACGCTGGCCGGTGTCGGTAACGTGTTCATGCCGGCGCTGGTGGGCGCTTTGATCGATGTTACCGGCAGCATGGCCGCATCCCAGGCCGCCTATGGCGTGCTGATGCTGACCGGCGCCGCAACGATCCTGCTGGGTACCCCGGCTGAAGCCGGCAAGCCAGTCGTCAAAGCCAACTGA